The genomic window CTCTTCCCTTCATCTCCCAAGAATTGGGGATTGACTGCCCCCAGTGGACGAGTTTTCGGGGGCAATGCCAGCTTCCTctgacccggtcctggcggggcTCAGGGCTCTGCCGTGCTCTTTTCTTTTCCACCCCTATGCACAAACTAATGCTCCTCAGGGAATGGCAGGCCCCCAAGTCGGGTCTTCGGGTCGGGagggccatggaaaaactttatcccctcccggaggagtgTTTAGATTTATTGAAGATGCCTAAGGAGGACTCTTCTGTGATGGCGGTCActaaacataccaccatcccggtggtagGGGCTACAGCCTTGAGAGATGTCCAAGATCATAAGCTGGAATCCCATCTCAAgcgcattttttaaatcctggccTTGGGTGTTCAGGTGTCGATTTGctgcagtctcatgcagcgggcaagtcttaggtgggtccaacaattactcagcacccaggacctcccgcctgcagaggcagagcaggctgacaggttAGAAGGCACTATAGCTtatggggtggatgccctatatgatTTGTTCCGCGTGAAGGCGATGGCTTCGGCGGTCTTGGCCAGACGGCTCCTCTGGCTCCGCCACTGGGCAGCTGATTCGTCTTCCAAGGCACAACTGGGTACTCTCCCTTTCAAATGTAAGTTGCTCTTTgtggaggacctggagcagcttattaagtccttgggggaaaacaaggttcataagttgcctgaggaccgccCGAAACAGGCTAGATCCTTTTTCCCTATTCGTACCCGCTTCAGGGGCCAACGTAGATATCAACCAAGAGCGAGGGGCGCCTTCTCTAGGGGAACTTCCTCTAAGTCCCAGTCTTGGCCCTAGTCCTTTCGAGGAAGGGCTCGCAAAACTTCTACGTCCCTcgcctatgtccgggtctggaaggtctttgaaatGGTTTGCGAGGAAGCGGGCGTTACGACACGCTCGGCTTCAGTCTCACTAGTCCTCTCTTTTCTCCAGCATGGCCTCTCCAAGGGTCTCTCCTTTGGTTCGCTCCGTGTACAGGTGTCTGCCTTAGGTTCTCTTTTGGGAAGCCTCGAAGGCCACGCGGTTGCGTCTCATCCGGATGTTGTCCgttttctcaaaggggtcaaacatCTGAAGCCGCCGTTGCGTCCCACTTGTCTCTCGTGGAGTTTGAATCTGGTCCTCCGGTCTTTGTCAGGCTCCCTTTAAGCCCCTTCGCCGTTCTACCCTTAAGGATTTGACGCTGAAGGCGGTGTTTTTGGTCTCTATTTGCTCCGCTAGACGGGTGTCTGAGATCCAAGCATTGTCTTGCCGTGAGCCCTTCCTCTGTTTCTCTTACTCTGGGGTCTCTTAAGACTGTCCTGTCATTCCTCCCAAAGGTTGtgtcttcctttcatgtcaaccagttggTGGAGCTCCCCGTGTTTTCTCCTGCGGATATTGCGAGTCCAGGCGGGGAGGATCTCCGCCATCTAGATGTAAAACGCGTTCTCATGCGTTacctggaggtgactaatgacttTTGAGTTTCGGATCATCTCTTCGTCTTATGGAGTGGCCCCAACTGGGGCAAACAGGCCTCTAAAACTACGATacctcgctggttgaaggaagcgatctcATCTGCCTACATCTGTCAGGGACGTCCGGTCCCGGAGGGTCTTAAGGCCCATTGCTTGctttctcaggcggcttcctgggcggaaagccagtcggtctccccgcaggagatatgtagggcagctacttggaagtctctgcatacttttgctagacattaccgcctggatgttcaggtgccagtttttggttcttttgggcggcaggtacttcgagtgggactgtcaaggtcccatcctgtctagggaagctttggtaatcccatggtctggactgatccgggtatgtacagggaaaggaaaattagtcctTACCTGTTAATGTTTGTTCCTGTattaccacggatcagtccagacgcccttccctttcttgtcTTCCTGTCCGCTCGAAGATCCTTATTCCATCTCTCCAATACTGTGTCCTATGTTCTATGTGTTCCTTAATaggaggcaccggaagcatctatgTGATGATTGTGGACGTTTAAGCAAGAGTCCCCATGCACAGAGTTCATTTGCTGTTTCTCTTCTTTCCAATTTTCAGAGTTCTCTTGTTGTTTGCTTGAGTTCTTCTTCTGTTACTTGCTTGTTCCATGAAGTTtatttctctgctttgacaatagttatactgaagggctacaggataggctctgtcctcatataggataccctttcagttttggtctgtctccacctgctggacaggaggctcaacccatggtctggactgatctgtggtactacaggaacaaaaattaacaggtaagaactaattttccttctGAGTTTCTTCAGACATGTGGGGTGAAAATGATCCAATGCTGATGGTGACAACTGTTTAGCTTGTCAGTTTGCTCTGACATCTTCCGTTATCACAGGGGTTTGCTAGAGGTTCTGTTATGGGTAAATCTCCAACATCCTCCTTAGCGAAGGTTTCATTAGCTTTCTGTCCTCCCTGCCTCGTTCATCTAGAGCGCCGACATGGGCTTCTTGCTTTGAATGTATGTGGAAAAGTTGTTGGCTTCCCCCCGTATAACGAGCTGCTTTTAATGTTTACATGTAACTCGGCAGTGCTTATGTTCTTCCCTGTTCCTACTTGGGATGTCCTCTTGGTTTTTAATTGCTTATTTCATGTCGCCGTATAACTTTGCTGCTGGCAGTTTGGACTTTCTTCGACAGTTTTTCAGTACGTAGAATACACTTTATCTGGGTTTCCAAGTAATAATTTGAAACATCATCCACACCTCGTGTACCCCTGCAAGCTTTGCAACCATTCCTCTCAGTATTTATCAGTCTCTctctttaaagttaaatgctgctGCAGTACTTGTACTCGGTATCTGCCCTGCAGGGTTTATGAACGAATGAATTGCATTCTGATTATTGTAAGTAAAATATTAGGCTGCTCCAGGCCTAGCGGGGTGAAGCAGTTTTCTGATTCTCCCTGTGAGGTAAGTGAGCCCGAGAAGGGAAGGTCTGCTCAGATGCGTCCTGATCCCTGGGGCCTGTGCTGCAGTGATGTTTGCTGAGGCAGGCTGATGGGCTGCTGCCTGGGTACTGGGTGCTAATTCAATTTCCCTGCTcaccattcactgtgctcaaaCTTAGATTCTCTGCTCCTGAAGGAAGGGACATAATATTAACCAAATGTCCGTTCTGATTTGTATAGAAATGCGTACTTAATGGTGCCTGGAAGAGATAATAGTGCTGCTTCCTTCCATGCAGCAGAAACACAGCTGAGGTGAAGGGATCTGGCAGAGGCCCTCCTGTGTAAGGTTGAATTCTTCTCTGGCTGTTGCACGTGGTTGGGCTTCCCCTACTGAGCTGCTCTCTGCTTACTCTCCTGGCAGGCTGACGGGGTATTCAAGAGGAAGATGCAGCGCACAGACCTGGCAGACAGTAAGAAGTGCCAGCGGGTGCTGGCTGAACTGGAAGAGCTCTTTGGGCACCTGGAAGCCGCCTTCTCACTGACTCTGGTCCCACGAGTCCTGCTTCTCCTGGGTGGCAGCACCGTGTGCCCCAGGGAACTGTACGAAGTTAATATGGAGGGCATCAGGCTGGGGAATGCCGGGCAGAGTCTGGAAACGTCATCCTGCACGCGCAAAATCTTTCACTCCGTCTTCCTCGCGGACGTCTTCAGTGAGCTGAAGTCTCCTGCTATTATGGGTGccgtgctgctgctgcagggccacAGAGACTCTGCCATTGACTGGTTTCGACCCAAACTTGCCTACAAGGTGCCCAGCCACGGCAGGAGGTTGACTGTCAATCTCTCTTGCTGTGACGTGAGCCTAGCTCCCACTGTGCAGGAAGCAGCCAGCTCCGCTGCGCAGGATTATATCTGGTTCCAGGCTCCTGTCACAGTTAAGGGATTTAACAACTAGTGGGAATGTGGGTTTGTAAGGAGGGAGTCCAAGGGTTTTCCATTTTTGTGTGTATTGGAGCTGTTGGGCCTGATGCTAGGCTACGATCCTGCAGGAGTGTTAAGGCCATGTCATTAACCTGAGCTTGTgcccttccaaaacaaaatcattttaGGCTGAATGCTTTGCTTTTATTCGGTCTGTCTGATCGCCCCCTCCTCTTGTAAGGCAGAGCATTATCCTCCTGCAGAGAGTACAGTCATGCCTTGTCCTGTATCACTTCCACATTCAGGTTCCAGGTTATTTTTAAGTAGTCCAATCTGTAGTTTTTGGAAGTTCTCTTCTTGGTGGGGATGCCATTGTGTACTGGTATCTGCTTGGTCAGTATTGATAGATCCAGTATTCAATATCCCTTCCAGGCATCCTTGCACGTCCCAGCCGTGCTCGTATATCTGTGAAAGCCGTATCTGCTGATGAATTTTCAGCTACGTGCCTCTCGAGCCACCTCCATGAAGCTTCTGTAGGAGCAGGATGTCATAAACTGTTGAAGGTGTGAGCAGTGTCCGCTTTTCTCGGTCTGTGTGCAGTGGGGATAATTCATGACCTGTAAAGCATGATCCATGTAGGACAGCGGGCCCTGCCCACAGAATGAACCCTTCCAGCCCCAGTCAGGCCACCGTGTAACTTCCTCATGACATGCGGTGAGGCAGTGATCTCCTGACAGCAATTGTCCAGATCTGTTCTCTGTAAGAAGAAGGTGTGGGTATAAATGAAGGGCCGTAGAAAGCTGCCCTAATCAGCACTTTTATCAGGCAAAACCGGGTGAATGTGGCCTCTCACCTGATGGGCTCTGAGGAGCCTGGAAGCAAGTCTGTAATCTGCTCCTTCCTCAGTCCTCTCCTCTAAGTTTCAGGTGAGCAGTTAGAGGAGGCCATCGCGTGCCCCTCAATTCAGGGAGATCCTGGAGTTTACCTTTTGCTGCTTCATGGAAAACTGAATGCTTCTTGCCCCTCCTCGCCTCTCTTTTTAAGCCCCATTTTATCATAGAGATAGCAAAGCTTTGCCTCCTGCTTGCTGCTCGTGTGGTGACTTAAGTTAGGGCCatttacagcaaaaaaaaaataaaaaaatcaatggaaaaatgacgTTGTTTTATCATACAGGAGAAGAATTGTTAGAAGTCATTTTCCCACTGAATTTAACGTGTTGTAACATTGACATTCTCAGGagaaatgacatttataaactgaaaatgaaggtccctgcaCACAGGCCACCTTACCGCTACCTCACGGGTAGGACCCATCTACCCTGGCGAACGACGATAGAAGTAAATGCAATCATGTTAATGTGGGAGTCTCTTCCCATGGAttctggaggggagggagggcatGGACTGGAAGACACTGCTGCCCTGGACTGGAGAGGGGCCCTAAGGCAGGAAAATAtcctgctgaggggggggggggggggggggggggggggggagagaggaaggcagCGTCTGTGCCTCTGGGCTTGCCTTTCTGCTAAAAGGGCTTGCTTGCTTTTTACGAACTCTCAATGAAATCATTGGCTTATTTCTGGTGCTTTTTCATGAATTATATCTGCATTAAATATCTAGTCATTTTTGGAGTGCCTCCTGTTGTGTAAACACGTTTCAGCATAGCTTTCTAGGAATCGGATGAGATACGGTTTCATTATATAATTCTACACATCTTCTCGGCACGAAATAAGGTTCAGCTTGTAACTGGGGCCACTAGAAATAGTGGGAGGTATCTTCTGAATTGATTTTCCTGCTTGAAAGGTGCAGTTAGCTGCAGTAGCAGGAAACTCCTCTGTGTTGGTGACTCCATCTCCCCAAGCGCAGCTCTGCAGGTcacactggaggaggaggaggagggtcgtAACGTCTCCCAGTGGCTCCTGCAGTGTAAGACTGAACTGGCAGTGTCAAGAATTGTTCTACAGGAATTAGATGAGTTGCTCTATCCTATAGAGAGAGGGccagctctagggcaaatggtTCCCTGCCCCCCCTGGCCACAGCGGGATGGGGTCTGCCGTGAACACGCCAGGCCTCCCTCTGGTGATGCTGGCAGGACCCAGGGCGCCCCTTAGCTCAAATAAAACAGGAGAGCAAATAATTGAatcccatcctgtctgcccactTTCACTTCCTCTTGCAGTACCTCAGAGCCTACTTGTTTCTGGCTTTCCTCTTCCTTGAATTCTAATACCACTGTGAGTCTGTTACTTTTTATAACGTCTTATTTCCATATATTGCTCCTGAGTCTGCTTCTCTTATGTGATCTCTTGCTTTAGAACTTCCTTCTGTTGTTTCTTGTGCAATATTTATACCTTTGAAGAATTGCAATGTTTGTCTTCTCTAGGATGGATCTATATATAATATCCTTAAGTCTCATGTCAAGGCTTTGATGGGAactcggcaccattttggtggccTTTTTCTGGACAACTTCCACCCTGTCTGGAGGTACAATAAGCAGAACTGGACCCATTAGTCCAGCTGAAGTCTCACTGACCAGATGTGGCAGAAGGtgtgctgcctgctgcctgcgaATCATCAAGCCTACTGATTTTATCTCCTGCTGCTAGTTCCTGCCCAGAATATATCTCAAGTGAATGCCTGGCTTTGAGAGGGTGAAGCAGATGGGTGCGTAGGTGATACTTTTGTCACTTAGTCCCAGTGAAGGATAAAGGCCAAGGCAGAGAAAGTTGTATAGATGGTGTCGATGAGAACGTTTTTTCTTCATGGACCATAGGATAATGTTCCTGGTCCACCTGTCAAAGGAAAGGGAAGCGAttgttttccaaaacaaaacCTACTGAGAAGGGCTTTATACCAGGATTGTTGGGAATGTTTGGGTAAAGCCTTAAggtaagtaacacatttaaatctTTATAGCAAAATGGAGAGAAAGGACACCACATGGAATGCTCTGGATGCTAATGTTCATAGTATAGGAATTAAAATCCTAGAGCTAGAGGCATTCGTGGAAGAGGTTGACTTGGAAATAGTGACAGTTGCAGAGAGACAGTATATGGAGAACCGTGATTGGGATATAGTTGCACCAGGCTATTTAATCAGGACAGAGTGGGAAGAAAGGAGTGATGCTACATATGCAAATAGTGTGACATTTAGCCCTCTTTCGCATACAGAAGAAATGGAGAGATTTAATGGAAGACATTGATaaaattgatgcaaaaggggAGATGttattgctaggtgatttcaatctgcagATGTTGACTGGGTCACCTTGTTTGTGTTGTCATCTGGAAGCATGGAGATCCTGGAAGAGAGGTCCTGACAGTAATAGGTGAGAGGGGGGATACCAGACATGGAGAATATATCTCATGTAGTTGGGGATGCAGTGATCGCATTGTGTAGTTCAGTATTACAGTGCAGGCAGTGATGCAAGAGTCTTGGACTTCAGAaaaactaactttaagataaagAATCTCAAGAATTCAGTAACTGTCAGGGATGGCCaacttaagagccacaaacaggacacCAGTAATTAATATGCTTGAGATGAaattgtatgcactgcctccattgcatgcaaatttctcatgcatattcattgtggatatccggaaaaGCAGCCCTGTTTCTGGTTCTTCAGGACCCAGATTGGCCACCCCTGTGCTAGAGCAGTCCAGATCCCTGAGTGTACACCACCTCctaacagatggagacagaggacatcaCTCGGCAAATGGTAGCGCAATTTGTAGGGGTGCAGAAGGATTTCAGCTCTTAGATTTTGGCCCATAGCTTGCCTAGTGCAATGCTATCACCTTTACTGAGAACAGCTCTTGCAATTTTTCTAGTTGAGCATTTCTTGGGTCAGGCTTCTTGTGCTTAGGCCAGGCTGAGTGAGCCCTATTTGCTAGCTCCCAGGTTCCCTGCACGGCCTGGTTAAGTGTAGGTGGTACGGGGCTGACTCAATTATTTCCTTGAAACAAGCAGCAGTGCGGAAGTATTTGCTTGTTgaatctcccttcccccttctttcctttAGGCCCCTGTACTGGCTAcctattagtttaaaaaaaaaaaaaagaaaactagtgtttaagaaagcagagttgcttacctgtgacaggtgttctcccaggatagcaggatgttagtcctcacagatgggtgacatcatcagatggagcctgtcacagaatactttttgtcaatttctagaaactgactggaacactgagcatgcccagtatgccaccaATCCCATAGCCagatggggtcccccttcagtctcgtgtcaaagcagaaaaatatgagcgattaaaataaaacaaaacacagatgAACCCAACTTTGTGGGGAGCAggcgggtttcttgaggactaacatcctgctatcctgggagaacacctgttacaggtaagcaactctgctttctcccaggacaaacaggatgataatgctcacagatgggtgaatatcaagctgcaggctgcccctggaacacacggggccaacagacacccaataatGTGCAACAGGCGCAACATCGGGGCAGAATGAACCTCatactgggccctaggtagggagagttggatTCTCACGCTTGGAACAGGttgcagaggacagactggccaaagacactgacctgtcgaccatccttgtccagacagtaatgggctgcaaaagtgtggaacTGCCCGGAAGTGTGCTACTGATGCTGCCATAGCCCTTTCTGAGTGCGCTTTCACTCGGCTCCAGAGCGGAAGGCCCGCTTGCTGATAAAAAGCAATAGTCTGCCAACCAATTggagagggtctgcttgcccaccgcaactccaagtttatttttgtcaaaggagacagagttggGTGGGCCTGCCTGTGGGCTGTGGTGCGCTCTAAATAAAAAGCGAGAGACTTGTGCGGAAGACCATTCACTTGAATGGGAGTGTGGCCtcggggagtcagttggactgttagatgatcgaagggttaaaggggcacttagagaagataaggccatcgtggaaagattaaatgatttctttgcttcggtgtttactgaagaggatgttggggaggtacccgtaatggagaaggttttcatgggtaatgattcagatggactgaatcaaatcacggtgaacctagaagatgtggtaggcctgattgacaaactgaagagtagtaaatcacctggaccggatggtatacaccccagagttctgaaggaactaaaaaatgaaatttcagacctattagtaaaaatttgtaacttatcattaaaatcatccattgtacctgaagactggaggatagctaatgtaaccccagtatttaaaaagggctccaggggcgatccgggaaactacagaccggttagcctgacgtcagtgccaggaaaaatagtggaaagtgttctaaacatcaaaatcacagaacatatagaaagacatggtttaatggaacaaagtcagcatggctttacccagggcaagtcttgcctcacaaatctgcttcacttttttgaaggagttaataaacatgtggataaaggtgaaccggtagatatagtatacttggattttcagaaggcgtttgacaaagttcctcatgagaggcttctaggaaaagtaaaaagtcatgggataggtggcgatgtcctttcgtggattacaaact from Rhinatrema bivittatum chromosome 3, aRhiBiv1.1, whole genome shotgun sequence includes these protein-coding regions:
- the MAD2L1BP gene encoding LOW QUALITY PROTEIN: MAD2L1-binding protein (The sequence of the model RefSeq protein was modified relative to this genomic sequence to represent the inferred CDS: deleted 1 base in 1 codon) encodes the protein MDGVSRKRDVCVQTLELTDSSDHSAVVLACRRLSGIQKSQDCCSVSVVFPGLVTQEGCCRFITCELLKQCLYQRQQLPLPYDQLVYFCRRQCQQQADGVFKRKMQRTDLADSKKCQRVLAELEELFGHLEAAFSLTLVPRVLLLLGGSTVCPRELYEVNMEGIRLGNAGQSLETSSCTRKIFHSVFLADVFSELKSPAIMGAVLLLQGHRDSAIDWFRPKLAYKVPSHGRRLTVNLSCCDVSLAPTVQEAASSAAQDYIWFQAPVTVKGFNN